One part of the Constrictibacter sp. MBR-5 genome encodes these proteins:
- a CDS encoding transposase, whose translation MSDQVAGAAKPAEDGRPRADTAIPAFGYKSHISIDWRHGIIRRAKVTDAAAHDGTRLREGLIDPKNTASAVWADGAYRSAENERFLAGIGKVSRIHHRK comes from the coding sequence GTGAGCGACCAGGTCGCCGGTGCGGCCAAGCCGGCCGAGGACGGCAGGCCGCGCGCCGACACCGCGATCCCGGCCTTCGGCTACAAGTCGCACATCTCGATCGACTGGCGGCACGGCATCATCCGGCGAGCTAAGGTCACCGATGCGGCGGCCCATGACGGGACGCGCCTGCGCGAGGGGCTGATCGACCCGAAGAACACCGCCTCCGCCGTGTGGGCGGACGGCGCCTACCGCTCGGCCGAGAACGAACGCTTTCTGGCGGGGATCGGCAAGGTGAGCCGCATCCACCATCGCAAGTAA
- a CDS encoding recombinase family protein produces the protein MNQRIGYARVSTLDQLLDLQRDALRAAGCCVIYEEAASGKTAARPELDQCRKALRAGDVLVVWRLDRLGRNLSDLVRIVSELEQAGIGFESLSEKIETVSAAGRLIFHVFGALSEFERNLIRERTTAGLVAARARGRSGGRKPKLDAAQLREIKAILRDPAIPVADVAKRYGVSRTTLYKHVGVVKPRHTVE, from the coding sequence ATGAATCAGCGCATTGGATATGCTCGCGTCTCAACGCTCGATCAGCTCCTTGACTTACAGCGGGACGCGCTGCGCGCAGCTGGGTGCTGTGTGATCTACGAAGAGGCCGCCAGTGGCAAGACAGCGGCCCGTCCCGAGCTCGACCAGTGCCGTAAGGCGTTGCGCGCGGGCGATGTGCTCGTGGTGTGGCGATTGGACCGGCTGGGTAGAAATCTATCTGACCTGGTGCGGATCGTGTCAGAGTTGGAGCAAGCGGGCATCGGGTTCGAGAGCTTGTCAGAAAAGATTGAAACGGTAAGCGCGGCTGGCCGATTGATATTTCACGTTTTTGGGGCTCTATCCGAGTTCGAGCGTAACCTCATCCGTGAACGGACGACTGCGGGTCTCGTCGCTGCACGAGCGCGAGGTCGTTCCGGCGGGCGTAAGCCAAAGCTCGACGCCGCCCAACTCCGGGAGATCAAGGCAATTCTGCGGGACCCTGCAATTCCAGTTGCCGATGTGGCAAAGCGCTATGGAGTCTCCCGTACCACGCTCTATAAGCATGTTGGCGTTGTGAAGCCCCGCCATACGGTCGAATAG
- a CDS encoding nuclear transport factor 2 family protein — protein sequence MIAADRDAAMELLVRFGATFNADDVNGILALRHGGFRMAPGARTGSARARIVGGKEAAREALAERAAAIRRIRFPEAEVTIAGDRNVGRFRATGEWATGAPIDVRGVDVYHLRDGLIAHEGQLLEADRLKGRSGIVGSLPGKGDQQDFGEAARSGGCGGPTTLAESEDGARLVLASR from the coding sequence ATGATTGCCGCTGACCGAGACGCCGCGATGGAGCTACTCGTGCGGTTCGGCGCGACGTTCAATGCCGACGATGTTAATGGCATCCTTGCCTTGCGTCATGGCGGATTTCGAATGGCGCCTGGCGCAAGGACTGGAAGCGCCCGAGCCCGGATCGTGGGTGGCAAAGAGGCGGCTCGTGAGGCGCTTGCTGAACGCGCTGCCGCCATCCGCCGCATTCGGTTCCCCGAGGCCGAGGTCACAATCGCCGGCGACCGTAACGTCGGGCGGTTCCGCGCCACCGGCGAGTGGGCAACCGGCGCTCCGATCGATGTGCGGGGCGTCGACGTCTACCACCTGCGCGACGGCTTGATCGCGCATGAAGGACAGCTACTGGAAGCAGATCGGCTAAAGGGGCGCAGCGGGATCGTCGGATCGCTGCCTGGCAAGGGCGATCAGCAAGATTTCGGCGAGGCGGCGCGTAGCGGCGGGTGCGGCGGTCCCACTACGCTGGCTGAATCAGAGGATGGGGCTCGACTGGTGTTAGCATCGCGATGA
- a CDS encoding NnrU family protein, whose amino-acid sequence MGWIEFITVFAGFYILHSVPVRPPARPWLVARLGHAGFDIAYSTLSLAMLAALFVAVERAPYVPLWPEPPGAHWLVLAAMTAVGLILAFGLFRPNPLSFGGTRNAAFNPRNPGLLRWVRHPVLAAFFLWSGAHLMVNGDVAHVVMFGSFAAFALFGMRIVDRRRRREMGDEVWRQTVVQMRAAPVSRPHAAVLRVAGALAAVVVLILLHPWFAGVGVLGRFLP is encoded by the coding sequence ATGGGCTGGATCGAGTTCATCACCGTCTTCGCCGGGTTCTACATCCTGCACTCGGTCCCGGTGCGTCCGCCGGCGCGGCCATGGCTGGTGGCGCGGTTGGGGCATGCGGGTTTCGATATCGCCTATTCTACCCTGTCGCTCGCCATGCTCGCCGCGCTCTTCGTCGCGGTGGAGCGCGCGCCTTACGTGCCGCTCTGGCCGGAGCCGCCCGGCGCACACTGGCTTGTGCTGGCGGCAATGACGGCGGTCGGCCTGATCTTGGCCTTCGGTCTCTTCCGGCCCAACCCGCTCTCCTTCGGCGGCACACGGAACGCTGCGTTCAACCCGCGCAACCCGGGCCTCCTGCGCTGGGTGCGCCACCCGGTGCTAGCGGCATTCTTCCTGTGGTCGGGCGCGCACCTGATGGTTAATGGTGACGTCGCCCACGTGGTGATGTTCGGCAGCTTTGCCGCGTTCGCGCTCTTCGGCATGCGGATCGTCGACCGCCGCCGCCGGCGCGAGATGGGAGACGAGGTCTGGCGGCAGACGGTGGTGCAGATGCGCGCCGCGCCGGTTTCGCGGCCGCACGCCGCCGTGCTGCGCGTTGCAGGCGCCCTCGCGGCGGTGGTCGTCCTGATCCTGCTGCACCCGTGGTTCGCGGGCGTCGGCGTGCTTGGGCGATTCCTGCCGTAA
- a CDS encoding NnrS family protein, which yields MTNIAEQMRAWRGPVVLTYGFRPFFLGAGVWAVVAMALWVPMLSGIVVLPTAFDPVSWHAHEFLFGYLGAVVAGFLLTAVPNWTGRLPIMGWPLGGLFALWIFGRVAVAFSAGMPPMLVAVADILFLVALAAAIAREIVQGRNWRNLIVLAMLSVLILGNAVFHWEAARGAYAAQGTGLRLGLGAGIMMVAVIGGRIVPSFTRNWLVKRQSAVLPAPPMQRFDRLTLLVLGLALLLWVVAPGAGVTGASLLVAALLHLARLARWAGHRTGAEPLVLVLHAGYAFVPLGALADGTAILWPGVLGTAAAQHVWMAGALGLMTLAVMTRATLGHSEHALIADPGTVAIYLLLVLSVGARFLVGPLPGLAPALHTLSGVAWIAAFGGFSVLYGRHLLRARPEH from the coding sequence ATGACCAACATAGCCGAACAGATGCGCGCGTGGCGCGGACCCGTCGTTCTGACCTATGGGTTTCGTCCGTTCTTCTTAGGAGCCGGAGTGTGGGCGGTCGTCGCCATGGCTCTTTGGGTGCCGATGCTGAGCGGGATCGTCGTTCTGCCCACCGCCTTCGATCCGGTGTCGTGGCACGCGCACGAGTTCCTGTTCGGCTATCTCGGAGCGGTGGTCGCGGGCTTCCTGCTGACCGCGGTGCCGAACTGGACCGGGCGGCTGCCCATTATGGGCTGGCCGCTCGGCGGCCTCTTCGCATTGTGGATTTTCGGCCGGGTCGCGGTCGCCTTCTCGGCGGGGATGCCGCCCATGCTCGTCGCCGTGGCCGACATCTTGTTCCTCGTCGCGCTCGCGGCTGCGATAGCGCGCGAGATCGTCCAGGGGCGTAATTGGCGCAACCTGATCGTCCTGGCGATGCTGTCCGTGCTGATCCTCGGCAACGCGGTTTTTCACTGGGAGGCGGCGCGGGGCGCATATGCCGCCCAAGGAACGGGACTGCGCCTCGGGCTCGGGGCCGGCATCATGATGGTCGCGGTGATCGGCGGCCGGATCGTGCCGTCGTTTACACGCAACTGGCTGGTCAAGCGGCAGAGCGCCGTCCTGCCCGCCCCGCCGATGCAGCGGTTCGACCGGCTGACGCTGCTGGTCCTCGGCCTCGCGCTCCTGCTCTGGGTCGTGGCGCCGGGCGCTGGTGTCACCGGCGCGTCGCTCCTCGTCGCGGCGCTTCTGCATCTGGCGCGGCTGGCGCGTTGGGCCGGGCATCGGACCGGGGCCGAGCCGCTGGTGCTGGTGCTGCACGCCGGCTACGCCTTCGTGCCGCTCGGGGCGCTGGCGGACGGGACCGCAATCCTGTGGCCGGGGGTACTCGGGACGGCGGCGGCACAGCATGTCTGGATGGCGGGGGCTCTCGGACTGATGACTCTTGCGGTGATGACGCGGGCGACGCTGGGACATTCCGAGCACGCGCTGATCGCCGATCCGGGCACGGTCGCCATTTACCTGCTGCTGGTCCTGTCGGTCGGGGCGCGCTTTCTTGTCGGGCCGCTGCCGGGGCTCGCCCCGGCGCTCCACACCCTTTCCGGCGTCGCCTGGATCGCCGCGTTCGGCGGCTTCTCCGTACTCTACGGACGCCATCTGCTGAGAGCCCGGCCGGAGCACTGA
- a CDS encoding DUF488 family protein, with protein MSGCPAPGFSSTGSGRGVKKADLRHDDWIRDVAPSTELRKWFGHDPEKWDAFRSRCRAGLEGNPEAVDHCLDWCRKGLVTLLIAAKDREHNQAVVLRDHLAERLKRR; from the coding sequence GTGAGCGGGTGCCCGGCGCCCGGCTTCTCGTCGACCGGGTCTGGCCGCGGCGTGAAGAAGGCGGATCTGCGGCATGACGACTGGATCAGAGATGTTGCGCCGAGCACCGAGCTTCGGAAGTGGTTCGGGCACGATCCCGAGAAGTGGGACGCCTTTCGCAGCCGCTGCCGCGCCGGGCTCGAGGGCAACCCCGAGGCGGTGGACCACTGCCTCGACTGGTGCCGCAAGGGGCTGGTCACGCTGCTCATCGCAGCGAAGGACCGAGAGCACAATCAGGCCGTGGTGCTGCGCGACCACCTCGCCGAACGCCTGAAGCGACGGTGA
- a CDS encoding carboxymuconolactone decarboxylase family protein produces MADLHFPQATRAHAERRHALAPAADDAFRAFSKAVFAEGALDARTKQIIAVAVAHVTQCPWCIEGHVKAARRAGATREQIMEAIWVAAEMRAGAAVAHSVKTLELLKETGEE; encoded by the coding sequence ATGGCTGACCTTCATTTTCCGCAGGCCACCCGCGCCCATGCCGAGCGGCGGCATGCCCTTGCGCCAGCGGCCGACGACGCCTTTCGCGCCTTCTCGAAAGCGGTGTTCGCCGAGGGCGCGCTCGATGCGCGCACCAAGCAGATCATCGCTGTGGCCGTCGCCCACGTCACGCAATGCCCCTGGTGCATCGAGGGCCATGTCAAGGCCGCGCGGCGGGCAGGCGCGACGCGAGAGCAGATCATGGAGGCGATTTGGGTCGCCGCCGAGATGCGGGCGGGCGCAGCCGTCGCCCATTCGGTCAAGACGCTCGAGCTGCTGAAGGAGACCGGCGAGGAGTGA
- a CDS encoding hemerythrin domain-containing protein encodes MSDAAPIHDAAELTRYIETRYHARHRQQLPPLAAMAAKVEDVHFGNEHVPDGLSDILRRMIGEMEVHMKKEELILFPTIRTGGGPGIENPIAMMRADHDDHAIEVAEIRRLTGDLTLPEGACGTWTALYAGLDEFIIDLEEHMRLENDVLFPQFEPGSAAHG; translated from the coding sequence ATGTCCGATGCTGCCCCGATACACGACGCGGCCGAACTGACCCGCTACATCGAGACGCGTTATCACGCGCGACACCGCCAGCAGCTGCCGCCGCTGGCCGCGATGGCCGCGAAGGTCGAAGACGTGCACTTCGGCAATGAACATGTGCCCGATGGGCTTTCGGACATCCTGCGCCGCATGATCGGCGAGATGGAGGTACACATGAAGAAGGAGGAACTGATCCTCTTTCCCACTATCCGCACGGGTGGCGGCCCCGGCATTGAGAACCCGATTGCCATGATGCGCGCCGATCATGACGATCATGCCATCGAGGTCGCAGAAATCCGCCGTCTGACCGGCGATCTTACATTGCCCGAAGGCGCCTGCGGCACCTGGACGGCGCTCTATGCTGGGCTGGACGAATTCATCATCGATCTTGAGGAACACATGCGGCTGGAGAACGACGTGCTGTTCCCGCAGTTCGAGCCTGGAAGTGCGGCCCATGGCTGA
- a CDS encoding group III truncated hemoglobin → MPAADPSAQIASARPEMTAAIMAETGLDEGFLRDLVHLFYDKVRRDAVLGPVFATRIADWGPHLERMVAFWSSVALMTGRYHGRPVPAHTPLPIDGAHFQRWMELFRETANEVCTPSGALHVIERAERIARSLHIAVKEAQAAPDAIPALR, encoded by the coding sequence ATGCCTGCCGCCGACCCATCCGCACAGATCGCCTCCGCCCGACCGGAGATGACGGCGGCCATCATGGCGGAAACGGGCCTTGACGAGGGGTTCCTGCGCGACCTCGTCCATTTGTTCTACGACAAGGTCCGCCGCGATGCGGTCCTCGGCCCGGTATTTGCGACGCGGATCGCGGACTGGGGGCCGCACCTGGAGCGCATGGTCGCGTTCTGGTCCTCGGTCGCGCTGATGACCGGCCGCTACCACGGCCGCCCGGTGCCCGCGCATACGCCGCTGCCGATCGATGGGGCGCATTTCCAGCGCTGGATGGAACTATTCCGCGAAACGGCCAACGAGGTCTGCACACCGTCAGGTGCTTTGCATGTCATTGAGCGAGCCGAACGCATCGCCCGTTCGCTCCACATTGCGGTCAAGGAGGCGCAGGCCGCCCCCGACGCCATTCCTGCCCTTCGCTGA
- a CDS encoding Rrf2 family transcriptional regulator: MVRVLQSRLDLLIGIDNTNSSGTIAAMRLTSFTDYGLRMLMRMASAPDRAFSTADLADEFGLSRNHLAKIMQRLAQAGLIETRRGGGGGAALARPASEIRLGAVVRLLEEGQPLVECLSVDGGACTLEGRCRLKARMRSAESAFLADLDRATLADIALDPIPMR; the protein is encoded by the coding sequence GTGGTTCGGGTGTTGCAATCTAGGCTAGATCTGTTAATTGGTATCGACAATACCAATTCGTCTGGGACGATTGCGGCGATGCGCCTCACCTCCTTCACCGACTACGGTCTGCGCATGCTGATGCGCATGGCGAGCGCGCCAGATCGCGCCTTCTCGACCGCAGATCTGGCCGACGAGTTTGGGCTGTCGCGCAACCACCTGGCCAAGATCATGCAGCGGCTCGCGCAGGCCGGGTTGATCGAGACGCGTCGCGGCGGCGGCGGCGGCGCAGCGCTGGCCCGGCCGGCGTCGGAGATCCGGCTCGGCGCCGTTGTGCGCCTGCTCGAAGAGGGCCAGCCGCTGGTCGAGTGCCTGAGCGTCGACGGCGGCGCCTGCACGCTTGAGGGCCGCTGTCGGTTGAAGGCGCGCATGCGCTCGGCGGAGTCAGCCTTTCTCGCCGACCTCGATCGCGCGACGCTGGCCGATATCGCACTCGACCCGATACCGATGCGGTGA
- a CDS encoding hexameric tyrosine-coordinated heme protein: MTPWLPTLKTATPQEGYELAVKMARVAIKMTQPDAEVRDKLRQVYADDADALIASSQVVATHFATVAAANHYWREPS, from the coding sequence ATGACCCCCTGGCTCCCCACCCTGAAGACCGCAACACCGCAAGAGGGCTATGAGCTGGCCGTCAAGATGGCCCGCGTCGCGATCAAGATGACCCAACCGGACGCTGAAGTGCGCGACAAGCTGCGCCAAGTCTACGCCGATGATGCCGACGCGCTGATCGCCTCCAGCCAGGTGGTGGCGACGCATTTCGCGACGGTAGCTGCGGCAAATCATTATTGGAGGGAACCGTCATGA
- a CDS encoding DUF6522 family protein — MTAVDRQNGDFVIDAALLADAFGLSQGEIKVRMRDGAITSRCETGVGEDAGCWRLTFHYGDRACRFIIDDAGKVLKKVAFPLRARPRVSAPQDEATGRTIAGWGIGS, encoded by the coding sequence ATGACGGCCGTAGACCGCCAGAACGGGGATTTTGTTATCGACGCGGCTCTGCTGGCGGATGCATTCGGTCTGTCGCAAGGGGAGATCAAGGTCCGGATGCGCGATGGCGCAATCACGTCCCGCTGCGAGACCGGCGTCGGAGAGGACGCAGGTTGTTGGCGACTGACCTTCCATTATGGTGATCGGGCGTGCCGTTTCATCATCGATGACGCGGGCAAAGTCCTCAAGAAGGTGGCCTTCCCTCTAAGGGCCAGGCCGCGGGTATCCGCTCCGCAAGACGAAGCCACAGGCAGGACGATCGCAGGCTGGGGGATCGGGTCGTGA
- a CDS encoding CBS domain-containing protein, which yields MTADVKTCAPFDAVEDIWTQMKQTGFMHLPVIDTTRRPLGVLATRGVLEPLLDEREHEETPLINYVKGIGYR from the coding sequence ATGACGGCCGACGTAAAGACTTGCGCTCCCTTCGATGCGGTCGAAGACATCTGGACACAAATGAAGCAGACCGGCTTCATGCATTTGCCAGTGATCGATACAACAAGGCGGCCTTTGGGCGTTCTTGCCACACGCGGCGTTCTGGAGCCCCTTCTTGATGAGCGGGAACACGAGGAGACCCCGTTGATCAACTATGTGAAGGGCATTGGTTACCGATGA
- the gdhA gene encoding NADP-specific glutamate dehydrogenase: MDEKLQPILDEVLRRNAGEEEFHQAVREVLECLGPVVARHPGYADGALIERLCEPERQIIFRVPWVDDRAQVQINRGFRVQFNSALGPYKGGLRFHPSVNLGIIKFLGFEQTFKNALTGLPIGGGKGGSDFNPRGRSDAEIMRFCQSFMTEMYRHLGEYTDVPAGDIGVGGREIGYLFGQYKRITNRYEAGVLTGKGLAYGGSRARTEATGFGAVFFVRQMLATRGTDFDGKRAIVSGSGNVAIYTIEKIQQFGGQVVACSDSSGYVVDENGIDLNLVKQIKEIRRERISEYPRLKGAGAHYIEKGRIWDLPCEIAMPSATQNELNGKDARQLVQNGVIAVGEGANMPSTPEAVRILQEAGVLFAPGKAANAGGVATSALEMQQNASRDSWSFQETEERLERIMCNIHDSCAETAEQYGAPGNYVLGANIAGFVRVAEAMRALGLI; this comes from the coding sequence ATGGACGAGAAGCTGCAACCGATCCTCGACGAGGTGCTGCGCCGCAACGCTGGTGAGGAGGAGTTTCACCAGGCCGTGCGGGAGGTGCTGGAGTGCCTCGGGCCGGTTGTCGCGCGCCATCCCGGGTATGCCGACGGAGCGCTGATCGAACGGCTGTGCGAGCCGGAGCGGCAGATCATCTTCCGCGTGCCTTGGGTTGACGATCGCGCACAGGTGCAGATCAACCGAGGCTTCCGTGTGCAGTTCAATTCCGCCCTCGGCCCCTACAAAGGCGGGCTGCGTTTTCACCCGTCGGTCAATCTCGGCATCATCAAGTTTCTCGGCTTCGAACAGACCTTCAAGAACGCCCTGACTGGCCTGCCGATCGGCGGCGGCAAGGGAGGTTCCGACTTCAACCCGCGCGGTCGCTCCGACGCCGAGATCATGCGCTTCTGCCAGTCGTTCATGACCGAGATGTACCGCCATCTCGGCGAGTATACCGACGTGCCTGCGGGCGACATCGGTGTGGGCGGGCGCGAGATCGGTTATCTCTTCGGACAATACAAGCGGATCACGAACCGCTACGAGGCCGGCGTGCTGACCGGCAAGGGCCTCGCTTATGGCGGATCGCGCGCCCGCACCGAGGCGACAGGATTTGGCGCCGTCTTCTTCGTGCGTCAGATGCTGGCGACGCGCGGCACCGATTTCGATGGCAAGCGCGCAATCGTCTCAGGCTCCGGCAATGTCGCCATCTACACGATTGAGAAGATACAGCAGTTCGGTGGGCAGGTCGTCGCTTGCTCCGACTCCAGCGGCTACGTCGTCGACGAGAACGGCATCGACTTGAATCTGGTGAAGCAGATCAAGGAGATACGCCGCGAGCGCATCTCGGAGTATCCCCGCCTGAAGGGTGCCGGCGCCCACTATATCGAGAAGGGCCGCATCTGGGACCTGCCCTGCGAGATCGCGATGCCGTCGGCGACCCAGAACGAGTTGAACGGCAAGGACGCCCGTCAGCTCGTCCAGAACGGCGTCATCGCGGTGGGCGAAGGGGCCAACATGCCGTCCACGCCGGAGGCGGTGCGGATCCTACAGGAGGCCGGCGTCCTTTTCGCTCCCGGCAAGGCCGCCAATGCCGGCGGCGTCGCCACCTCGGCGCTGGAGATGCAGCAGAACGCCTCTCGGGACAGTTGGAGCTTTCAGGAGACCGAGGAGCGGCTGGAGCGGATCATGTGCAACATCCACGACAGCTGCGCCGAGACCGCCGAGCAATACGGAGCGCCGGGCAACTACGTCCTCGGCGCCAACATCGCCGGCTTCGTCCGCGTCGCGGAAGCCATGCGCGCGCTCGGCCTGATCTGA
- a CDS encoding pseudoazurin: MFKTLLMAASAAALLAAGTAAAANHEVKMLNRGAAGMMVFEPAYLKVAPGDTVTFKSVNPSHNAETIPGMLPEGAQPFKGALSKDVTVTFEKEGIYGYKCMPHYGMGMVGLVQVGDDTGNVDAAKAVNHPGKAKKVMAELISKTGATVAAAK; the protein is encoded by the coding sequence ATGTTCAAGACCCTGCTGATGGCCGCCAGCGCGGCCGCCCTTCTCGCCGCCGGTACCGCCGCCGCCGCGAACCACGAAGTGAAGATGCTGAACCGCGGCGCCGCCGGCATGATGGTGTTCGAGCCGGCGTACCTGAAGGTGGCGCCTGGCGACACGGTGACGTTCAAGTCCGTCAACCCCAGCCACAATGCCGAAACCATTCCCGGCATGCTGCCTGAGGGCGCTCAGCCCTTCAAGGGCGCCCTGAGCAAGGACGTGACCGTCACATTCGAGAAAGAGGGGATCTACGGCTACAAGTGCATGCCGCACTACGGCATGGGCATGGTCGGTCTCGTCCAGGTCGGAGACGACACCGGCAACGTCGACGCCGCCAAGGCGGTCAACCATCCCGGCAAGGCGAAGAAGGTCATGGCCGAGTTGATCAGCAAGACCGGGGCGACCGTAGCCGCAGCAAAGTAG
- a CDS encoding Crp/Fnr family transcriptional regulator, whose product MGSDPSDQTTPGGQNVLLRFMGAGDLLGSVAVFRGAPFPATPTAIEDCMLLAWSAGGFAELMQRFPAIATNAIQIVGGRVEDLQARLQEAATQRVERRLAATLLRMVKQAGRRVEGGVEIPFAVSRQELAEMTATTLFTVSRTLAAWEQEGIVSGKRSSHLVIAKPHRPVQIAEQA is encoded by the coding sequence CTGGGGTCGGATCCGTCTGATCAGACCACCCCGGGCGGGCAGAACGTACTGCTGCGCTTCATGGGCGCGGGCGATCTACTGGGATCGGTGGCTGTCTTCCGCGGTGCGCCGTTCCCGGCGACGCCCACTGCGATAGAGGACTGCATGCTGCTGGCCTGGAGCGCCGGCGGCTTTGCCGAACTGATGCAGCGGTTCCCGGCGATCGCGACGAACGCCATCCAGATCGTCGGCGGCCGGGTCGAGGATCTGCAGGCGCGTCTTCAGGAAGCGGCGACGCAGCGCGTCGAACGTCGGCTCGCCGCGACCCTGCTGCGCATGGTGAAGCAGGCGGGGCGGCGGGTGGAAGGCGGGGTCGAGATCCCCTTCGCCGTCTCCCGCCAGGAACTGGCAGAGATGACCGCCACGACGCTCTTCACGGTCAGTCGCACCCTCGCCGCGTGGGAACAGGAAGGCATCGTCAGCGGCAAGCGGTCGAGCCACTTGGTGATCGCCAAGCCGCACCGGCCGGTGCAGATCGCAGAACAGGCCTGA
- a CDS encoding DUF4142 domain-containing protein → MTQTKRPPANPGRFRAQTGLIPKSNPRLPPQAGQGLPQADQEFLKKAVRFNALQLEAATIAAEKAQSEQVKQLAATLVNDHRSELKRIRELAESRSVILDNDEADPLQRQSVEDLKGVGGGDFDRDYIAVELDLHRRIVELYQTQASNSTDTGLASFAITSLVPIQKHFDHVQALGAERGLTIDRVKQPPQY, encoded by the coding sequence GTGACTCAAACAAAACGGCCTCCGGCAAACCCGGGGCGGTTCAGGGCGCAGACCGGCCTGATCCCGAAGTCCAACCCACGTCTGCCTCCGCAGGCCGGCCAGGGCCTACCGCAGGCCGACCAAGAATTCCTGAAAAAGGCGGTGAGATTCAACGCGCTCCAGTTGGAAGCGGCGACGATCGCGGCCGAGAAGGCGCAGAGCGAGCAGGTTAAGCAACTCGCCGCTACGCTTGTGAATGATCATCGCAGCGAACTGAAGCGCATTCGCGAACTGGCCGAGAGCCGCAGCGTCATTTTAGATAACGATGAAGCTGACCCGCTGCAGCGCCAGTCGGTCGAGGACCTGAAGGGCGTGGGGGGCGGGGATTTTGACCGTGACTATATCGCGGTTGAGCTGGATTTGCACAGGCGGATCGTCGAACTTTATCAGACGCAGGCATCCAACAGCACGGATACCGGCCTTGCAAGTTTTGCCATAACGTCGCTCGTCCCGATACAGAAACACTTCGATCACGTTCAGGCACTGGGTGCCGAGCGCGGACTGACCATCGACAGGGTTAAGCAGCCGCCACAATATTGA